From the Quadrisphaera sp. RL12-1S genome, one window contains:
- a CDS encoding YchJ family protein, with translation MAGTVERTTDGAGAADDARCPCGSGEVYGACCARFHRGEADAPTAEALMRSRYSAFALRDTAHLARTWHPSTRPSAEELQLDEQQRWLRLDVLDTTGGGPFDDEGTVTFEARWRSGAERGVLRERSRFVREQRRWTYLDGAPA, from the coding sequence ATGGCGGGGACCGTAGAGCGCACCACCGACGGCGCGGGCGCGGCGGACGACGCGCGGTGCCCCTGCGGCAGCGGGGAGGTCTACGGCGCCTGCTGCGCCCGGTTCCACCGCGGCGAGGCCGACGCCCCCACGGCCGAGGCGCTCATGCGCTCGCGCTACAGCGCCTTCGCCCTGCGCGACACCGCCCACCTCGCGCGCACCTGGCACCCCTCCACCCGCCCGTCCGCCGAGGAGCTGCAGCTGGACGAGCAGCAGCGCTGGCTGCGCCTGGACGTGCTCGACACCACCGGAGGGGGCCCCTTCGACGACGAGGGCACCGTCACCTTCGAGGCGCGCTGGCGCAGCGGCGCCGAGCGGGGAGTGCTGCGCGAGCGCAGCCGCTTCGTGCGCGAGCAGCGGCGGTGGACGTACCTGGACGGCGCACCCGCCTGA
- a CDS encoding pyridoxamine 5'-phosphate oxidase family protein, producing the protein MTTSVEPRAERPTMPDGYGLPETTDGLLDWAAVEERLVAAQHYWLATVRPDGRPHVVPRWGVWVDGRFWYDGAATTVHARNLATGPACALHLESGEQAVVVEGASHPTRADAEGLGQRLAAAFAKYHHAGYSPGPDAWSGEDGGGLRVLVPVKALAWTSFPTDCTRFTFG; encoded by the coding sequence ATGACGACCAGTGTGGAGCCGCGCGCCGAGCGACCGACCATGCCCGACGGCTACGGGCTCCCCGAGACCACCGACGGCCTGCTGGACTGGGCCGCCGTCGAGGAGCGGCTGGTGGCGGCGCAGCACTACTGGCTGGCGACCGTCCGGCCCGACGGGCGCCCGCACGTGGTGCCCCGCTGGGGCGTCTGGGTGGACGGCCGGTTCTGGTACGACGGCGCGGCCACCACCGTGCACGCGCGCAACCTCGCCACCGGCCCGGCCTGCGCCCTGCACCTCGAGAGCGGCGAGCAGGCCGTGGTGGTCGAGGGGGCGTCGCACCCGACCCGCGCCGACGCCGAGGGCCTGGGGCAGCGCCTGGCAGCGGCGTTCGCCAAGTACCACCACGCCGGGTACTCCCCCGGCCCCGACGCCTGGTCAGGAGAGGACGGCGGAGGGCTGCGCGTGCTGGTGCCGGTCAAGGCCCTGGCCTGGACCTCCTTCCCCACCGACTGCACGCGGTTCACCTTCGGCTGA
- a CDS encoding DUF6992 family protein — MDDGEIGQVAAVERQLQRSLGAWVGVSAVGGTAAIAAGRSRKDPLLRAFGLQTLLWAAVDAGVLSASTRGGTPPAGRLRTLLLANTAADVGYVGVGTALAARPDRVPRRLRGRRTSDAALRGHGLAVVLQGLALLVIDSTAAARLRPPRS, encoded by the coding sequence GTGGACGACGGCGAGATCGGTCAGGTGGCAGCGGTCGAGCGGCAGCTGCAGCGCTCGCTGGGAGCGTGGGTGGGCGTCAGCGCGGTGGGCGGCACGGCCGCGATCGCTGCGGGCCGGTCCCGGAAGGACCCGCTGCTGCGCGCGTTCGGCCTGCAGACCCTGCTCTGGGCGGCGGTGGACGCCGGGGTGCTTTCGGCGAGCACGCGCGGGGGGACACCGCCCGCGGGACGGCTGCGGACGCTGCTGCTCGCCAACACCGCTGCGGACGTCGGGTACGTGGGCGTCGGGACCGCGCTCGCGGCCCGGCCCGACAGGGTGCCGCGGCGCCTGCGGGGCCGGCGCACCAGCGACGCGGCCCTGCGCGGCCACGGGCTCGCCGTGGTGCTGCAGGGCCTGGCGCTGCTGGTCATCGACTCGACGGCCGCGGCCCGCCTGCGCCCACCCCGCTCCTGA
- a CDS encoding SPFH domain-containing protein: MFTQHQVVREGRRAVVRYDGRVVAVLGAGRHRLRGRRRRRTVEVVDVRDQLLVLTGQELAAADVPGVRVSASARWAVTDPVAFLDASADPEAELRMTLQLAVRDWAAAAPLAELLAGRAQAAPVLTVRVAAEAARLGIAVAEASVRDVSVPGELRRALLATATAVQEGQAALERARGEVAATRALANAARMLGENPALLQLRTVQEAAKGTGSTVVVRVGDATT, from the coding sequence GTGTTCACCCAGCACCAGGTGGTCCGGGAGGGCCGCAGGGCGGTGGTCCGCTACGACGGGCGCGTCGTCGCCGTCCTCGGAGCCGGCCGCCACCGGCTGCGCGGGCGCCGGCGGCGGCGCACCGTCGAGGTGGTCGACGTCCGCGACCAGCTCCTCGTCCTGACCGGGCAGGAGCTGGCGGCCGCGGACGTCCCGGGCGTGCGCGTCAGCGCGTCCGCCCGGTGGGCGGTCACCGACCCGGTCGCCTTCCTCGACGCGTCGGCCGACCCGGAGGCCGAGCTGCGGATGACGCTGCAGCTGGCCGTGCGCGACTGGGCCGCTGCGGCTCCGCTGGCGGAGCTGCTCGCGGGCCGTGCGCAGGCGGCGCCGGTCCTGACCGTGCGCGTCGCCGCCGAGGCGGCCCGGCTGGGCATCGCTGTGGCCGAGGCGTCGGTCCGCGACGTCAGCGTGCCGGGGGAGCTGCGCCGGGCCCTGCTCGCCACGGCGACCGCCGTCCAGGAGGGCCAGGCGGCCCTCGAGCGGGCGCGCGGCGAGGTCGCTGCCACGCGAGCGCTCGCCAACGCGGCGCGGATGCTCGGCGAGAACCCCGCGCTTCTGCAGCTGCGCACGGTCCAGGAGGCGGCGAAGGGGACGGGCTCGACGGTCGTCGTCCGCGTCGGCGACGCGACCACCTGA
- a CDS encoding NADP-dependent oxidoreductase, whose product MRAVYHSSYGGPEVLEVGEQPDPVVGPDSVLVRVKAAGVNPVDFKVGAGYLQGAFPSFLPTIAGWDAAGVVEAVGPAVRDLAPGDEVLGYLRKDFVRDGCYAELVAGAQRHWALKPPALSWEVAGALPLAGLTALQSLEAVRAGSGDTVLVHAASGGVGHLAVQIAKARGARVIGTASERNHDFVRSLGAEPVAYGDGLVDAVRALAPEGVDAAVDYVGGDAIRQSAELAKDPARTASNVDPQAVAEAGGVYCFVTPHAEQLAQLAALVADGAVRVEVQEAFALERAADAWKAQMDGHVRGKLVLTT is encoded by the coding sequence GTGCGCGCTGTCTACCACTCGTCCTACGGCGGTCCCGAGGTGCTGGAGGTCGGCGAGCAGCCCGACCCCGTGGTCGGGCCCGACTCCGTGCTCGTCCGCGTCAAGGCGGCCGGGGTCAACCCGGTCGACTTCAAGGTGGGCGCCGGGTACCTGCAGGGGGCCTTCCCGTCGTTCCTCCCCACGATCGCCGGCTGGGACGCCGCCGGCGTGGTCGAGGCGGTCGGCCCGGCCGTGCGCGACCTCGCGCCCGGTGACGAGGTGCTCGGGTACCTGCGCAAGGACTTCGTCCGCGACGGCTGCTACGCCGAGCTCGTGGCCGGTGCGCAGCGCCACTGGGCGCTGAAGCCGCCCGCGCTCTCGTGGGAGGTGGCCGGCGCGCTGCCGCTGGCGGGGCTCACGGCGCTGCAGTCGCTGGAGGCCGTGCGAGCCGGGTCGGGCGACACGGTGCTCGTGCACGCCGCCTCGGGCGGCGTCGGCCACCTCGCGGTCCAGATCGCCAAGGCCCGCGGTGCCCGGGTGATCGGCACGGCGAGCGAGCGCAACCACGACTTCGTCCGCTCCCTCGGCGCTGAGCCGGTGGCGTACGGCGACGGGCTCGTCGACGCCGTGCGCGCGCTGGCGCCGGAGGGCGTCGACGCCGCGGTCGACTACGTCGGCGGAGACGCGATCCGGCAGTCCGCCGAGCTCGCGAAGGACCCCGCGCGCACGGCGTCCAACGTCGACCCCCAGGCCGTCGCGGAGGCCGGGGGCGTCTACTGCTTCGTCACCCCGCACGCCGAGCAGCTCGCGCAGCTGGCGGCGCTCGTAGCGGACGGCGCGGTGCGTGTGGAGGTCCAGGAGGCGTTCGCGCTGGAGCGCGCGGCTGACGCGTGGAAGGCCCAGATGGACGGCCACGTGCGCGGGAAGCTCGTCCTCACCACCTGA
- the smpB gene encoding SsrA-binding protein SmpB translates to MAGRGGRGEWHAPQTNKPAAATGRDTTTRTVVASNRRARFDYAIEDVFEAGLVLTGTEVKSLRQGRASLVDGFAEVERGEAWLEAVHIPEYTEGTWTNHEPRRRRKLLLHAAEIDKLAQAAGQSGYTLVPLQLYFRGGRAKVEIGVAKGKKTFDKRQALRNATDEREAQRAMRTRTRVGE, encoded by the coding sequence ATGGCCGGACGAGGTGGGCGCGGGGAGTGGCACGCGCCGCAGACCAACAAGCCCGCAGCCGCCACCGGCCGTGACACCACCACGCGCACCGTGGTGGCCTCCAACCGGCGAGCCCGCTTCGACTACGCCATCGAGGACGTCTTCGAGGCGGGTCTGGTGCTCACCGGCACCGAGGTGAAGTCGCTGCGGCAGGGCCGCGCCTCCCTGGTGGACGGGTTCGCCGAGGTGGAGCGGGGTGAGGCGTGGCTCGAGGCCGTGCACATCCCCGAGTACACCGAGGGCACCTGGACCAACCACGAGCCGCGCCGACGCCGCAAGCTGCTGCTGCACGCCGCGGAGATCGACAAGCTGGCGCAGGCCGCGGGACAGTCCGGCTACACGCTGGTGCCGCTGCAGCTGTACTTCCGCGGCGGCCGGGCCAAGGTCGAGATCGGTGTGGCGAAGGGCAAGAAGACCTTCGACAAGCGCCAGGCGCTGCGCAACGCCACTGACGAGCGCGAGGCCCAGCGCGCCATGCGCACCCGCACCCGCGTCGGGGAGTAG
- a CDS encoding MFS transporter gives MSAPSPDAPLFAPTAAAAAAVVTVPPPLPPSAPVPPFAPGGLPSASALREPAGYRTKYMLASIGLFLATFAPSLGGLAVKVQSLVPLEQAGTVLGVVTGIGGLFAIVTQPLIGRLSDRTRSRHGMRKPWIIAGTIGTFLSLLVIPLAPSVLVLAVGWSGVQFFLNVVQAGLTATVADQVPEARRGRVAGMVGATAPIGIVLGAVGLTALPNDLLRMGIPAVIGLVAGLFFAFTLKDRVLRSAPEPFQVKTFLAAFVFNPLKHRELGWAWLTKAMFVFGYASVVTYTPLYLASSFGMSEVAEQLRFNLWLTLTMTSFNILFAFVGGAFSDRLGRRRVFVSTGAVIASAGVLLFALAPQFGVSTGLVALLVAQALIGMGGGLFLAVDMALCIEVLPDRDQLAKDLGVLNTANVLPVAFGPFLAGLVFIPVGDSLFGAGYATWFASAAVVSLVGGLLVYRIKNVR, from the coding sequence ATGAGCGCCCCCTCTCCGGATGCACCCCTGTTCGCGCCCACCGCAGCGGCAGCTGCCGCGGTGGTGACCGTCCCACCGCCTCTCCCGCCGTCAGCACCGGTGCCCCCGTTCGCGCCAGGTGGCCTGCCCTCCGCCTCGGCCCTGCGCGAGCCGGCGGGGTACCGCACCAAGTACATGCTGGCGTCCATCGGCCTGTTCCTCGCGACCTTCGCCCCGAGCCTGGGTGGCCTGGCCGTCAAGGTGCAGTCGCTCGTGCCGCTGGAGCAGGCGGGCACGGTGCTGGGCGTGGTCACCGGCATCGGCGGCCTCTTCGCGATCGTCACGCAGCCGCTCATCGGCCGGCTCTCGGACCGCACGCGCTCGCGCCACGGCATGCGCAAGCCGTGGATCATCGCGGGCACCATCGGCACGTTCCTGTCCCTCCTGGTCATCCCGCTCGCGCCCAGCGTGCTCGTGCTGGCCGTCGGCTGGTCAGGCGTGCAGTTCTTCCTCAACGTGGTGCAGGCCGGGCTCACCGCGACCGTCGCCGACCAGGTGCCCGAGGCCCGGCGCGGCCGAGTCGCTGGGATGGTCGGCGCCACGGCCCCGATCGGCATCGTGCTGGGAGCCGTCGGCCTCACCGCTCTGCCCAACGACCTGCTCCGCATGGGCATCCCCGCCGTGATCGGCCTGGTCGCGGGTCTCTTCTTCGCCTTCACCCTCAAGGACCGCGTGCTGCGCTCCGCTCCCGAGCCGTTCCAGGTGAAGACCTTCCTCGCGGCGTTCGTCTTCAACCCTCTCAAGCACCGCGAGCTGGGGTGGGCCTGGCTGACCAAGGCGATGTTCGTCTTCGGGTACGCCTCGGTCGTCACCTACACCCCGCTGTACCTGGCCTCGAGCTTCGGCATGAGCGAGGTGGCGGAGCAGCTTCGCTTCAACCTGTGGCTCACCCTCACCATGACCAGCTTCAACATCCTCTTCGCCTTCGTCGGCGGCGCGTTCAGCGACCGGCTGGGCAGGCGCCGCGTCTTCGTGAGCACCGGCGCCGTCATCGCGTCGGCGGGTGTGCTGCTGTTCGCCCTCGCTCCGCAGTTCGGGGTCTCCACCGGACTGGTGGCGCTGCTGGTGGCGCAGGCGCTCATCGGCATGGGCGGTGGTCTGTTCCTCGCCGTCGACATGGCCCTGTGCATCGAGGTTCTTCCCGACCGCGACCAGCTGGCCAAGGACCTCGGCGTCCTCAACACCGCCAACGTGCTGCCGGTGGCCTTCGGCCCGTTCCTGGCCGGGCTGGTCTTCATCCCCGTGGGTGACTCGCTGTTCGGTGCCGGCTACGCGACCTGGTTCGCCTCCGCTGCCGTCGTGTCGCTGGTGGGCGGCCTGCTCGTCTACCGCATCAAGAACGTGCGCTGA
- a CDS encoding LacI family DNA-binding transcriptional regulator: MRHAKVRLRDVAEKARVSSTTASLVLSGRAQEFRIADATRDTVLETARSLGYVRATSKRRSSTAAPPLWSVLLPSDFEAGPSTLFVRGVQQYVDAGKIQVDVVVVPFERGRLSDKRAFASSSFSRGVIMVGLTDEDVAFVDGADFDVPVVLFNRAASGCASIVVDDYDAGQQVAQHFLTRGLERFAVLAPPHTSRALSMRTIGFLDELRRARGGDPVGQVQQVVGDAGDAEGYRRALGQLDVGGGRTGVFVLNDQMVGGLVNHLAELGVPVPDRVELVSYGDNPINTVVRPTVSSVAVPADRASTECARTLHHAVGNREAMVDVTRLFGTHLVLRESSPVAG; this comes from the coding sequence ATGCGGCACGCCAAGGTGCGTCTCAGGGACGTCGCGGAGAAGGCCCGGGTCTCGTCCACCACGGCTTCGCTCGTCCTCAGCGGACGCGCGCAGGAGTTCCGCATCGCGGACGCCACGCGCGATACCGTGCTCGAGACGGCGCGGTCACTGGGATACGTCAGGGCCACCTCCAAGCGGCGCAGCAGCACGGCAGCTCCGCCGCTGTGGAGCGTGCTGCTCCCCAGCGACTTCGAGGCGGGGCCCTCCACGCTCTTCGTGCGAGGCGTCCAGCAGTACGTGGACGCCGGCAAGATCCAGGTGGACGTCGTGGTCGTCCCCTTCGAGCGAGGGAGGCTGAGCGACAAGCGCGCCTTCGCGTCGTCATCGTTCTCGCGTGGAGTGATCATGGTGGGCCTGACGGACGAGGACGTCGCCTTCGTGGACGGTGCCGACTTCGACGTCCCGGTGGTCCTGTTCAACCGGGCGGCGAGCGGCTGCGCATCGATCGTGGTGGACGACTACGACGCCGGCCAGCAGGTCGCGCAGCACTTCCTCACGCGCGGGCTCGAGCGGTTCGCCGTGCTCGCGCCGCCGCACACGAGCCGGGCGCTGAGCATGCGCACCATCGGCTTCCTCGACGAGCTGCGCCGCGCCCGCGGCGGTGACCCGGTGGGGCAGGTGCAGCAGGTGGTGGGAGACGCCGGCGACGCCGAGGGCTATCGCCGCGCCCTCGGCCAGCTGGACGTCGGGGGTGGCCGCACCGGGGTGTTCGTGCTCAACGACCAGATGGTCGGCGGGCTGGTCAACCACCTCGCGGAGCTGGGTGTCCCCGTTCCCGATCGCGTGGAGCTGGTCTCCTACGGCGACAACCCGATCAACACCGTGGTCCGACCGACGGTCTCCAGCGTGGCCGTCCCCGCGGACCGGGCCAGCACGGAGTGCGCACGCACGCTCCACCACGCCGTCGGCAACCGCGAGGCGATGGTCGACGTCACGCGCCTGTTCGGGACGCACCTCGTGCTGCGGGAGAGCTCGCCGGTTGCGGGCTGA
- a CDS encoding alpha/beta hydrolase, producing the protein MTLDLQSRHLRGGTLVDVVLPDLPPGASPRDFYGSGRRYPVLYLLHGTFGGHSDWVRRTNIETYATERDLVVVMPTAHNSNYSDWPSFSLGYDGYGYLTHELMPLVENWLPVSTRREDTFIAGLSMGGRGAVKYAVNFSERFAAAAVLSAAPVDLAPLTEEQLATSTDLMDLRLRGQAANAGGLDAFRASDENVWATIDRLAGTGTLPRLLFTIGSDDPLEPRWAAFESHAREIGLDATFERREGYSHEWRFWDLAVERALDFFGVEPTGTFAPTGPRR; encoded by the coding sequence ATGACCCTCGACCTCCAGAGCCGACACCTACGCGGCGGGACGCTGGTCGACGTCGTCCTGCCCGACCTGCCCCCCGGCGCCTCACCCCGCGACTTCTACGGGAGCGGCCGGCGCTACCCCGTGCTTTACCTCCTCCACGGGACCTTCGGCGGGCACTCGGACTGGGTGCGCCGGACCAACATCGAGACCTACGCCACCGAGCGCGACCTGGTGGTGGTGATGCCCACCGCCCACAACAGCAACTACTCGGACTGGCCGTCCTTCTCGCTCGGCTATGACGGGTACGGCTACCTCACCCACGAGCTCATGCCCCTCGTGGAGAACTGGCTGCCCGTCTCGACGCGCCGCGAGGACACCTTCATCGCTGGGCTGTCGATGGGTGGACGCGGCGCGGTGAAGTACGCCGTGAACTTCTCCGAGCGGTTCGCTGCTGCCGCCGTGCTGTCGGCCGCCCCGGTCGACCTGGCCCCGCTCACCGAGGAGCAGCTGGCCACCAGCACCGACCTCATGGACTTGCGCCTGCGCGGCCAGGCCGCCAACGCAGGGGGGCTGGACGCCTTCCGCGCCTCGGACGAGAACGTGTGGGCCACCATCGACAGGCTCGCCGGGACCGGAACCCTGCCGCGGCTCCTCTTCACGATCGGCAGCGACGACCCGCTCGAGCCGCGGTGGGCGGCCTTCGAGTCTCACGCGCGAGAGATCGGCCTGGACGCCACCTTCGAGCGGCGGGAAGGCTACTCCCACGAGTGGCGCTTCTGGGACCTCGCCGTCGAGCGGGCGCTCGACTTCTTCGGGGTGGAGCCCACCGGAACCTTCGCGCCCACCGGGCCGCGTCGATGA
- a CDS encoding stalk domain-containing protein yields MSADAALLQVPSGLPVLRPGTPLEGDRDYLPAALRGSDLVVNESGNNSLPYPDGLREHHGELVPGQQNTWYCYVPRSLRPGTAPPLVVSVHGGLMTGWGQAVYSSWTVVAEREGLVVVFPDATSRRVWTLEVPPDQVAAVCTPNPSGIWLDHPAERAEDHADMRFLHALIDWAVAEHHVDPCRVHLHGMSMGHVMSDQFARHAGHRLAGLAGSGGLTAPQLLVDDDGAPRNAGGPVPVLMCLAEHDTAPPFTGSSVREVLRSDLDYWKAVNGVEGPPQIAVRGRDNYAFYAGRRADVVLRDVKDRDHGQTIDDAEVVWDLLFSGVRRTADGRLEHSAPLVPRAGDAVAVAVAEGADHAWVGQRAVPVGGAVLRRQVLKHHGVEGDPLVRAQHLYAPVGFLGAAFGVRVSTSEDGTTAEAELPDGRHLAVARGSAACLVDGRVRAMDAEAVLLGGQLWLPVEWFAVDLLGLRASACGRVLYVTDHHAELSTHLAHLIEDLLDAGTSA; encoded by the coding sequence ATGAGCGCCGACGCAGCGCTGCTGCAGGTGCCGTCAGGCCTGCCGGTGCTGCGACCCGGGACACCGCTGGAGGGAGACCGCGACTACCTCCCCGCAGCGCTCAGGGGCAGCGACCTGGTGGTCAACGAGAGCGGCAACAACTCTCTGCCGTACCCCGACGGTCTGCGCGAGCACCACGGCGAGCTGGTGCCCGGGCAGCAGAACACCTGGTACTGCTACGTACCGCGCAGCCTGCGCCCCGGCACCGCCCCACCGCTGGTCGTCTCCGTGCACGGCGGCCTCATGACGGGCTGGGGCCAGGCCGTCTACAGCTCGTGGACGGTGGTGGCCGAGCGCGAGGGACTGGTGGTGGTCTTCCCCGACGCCACGTCGCGCCGAGTGTGGACCCTCGAGGTGCCCCCGGACCAGGTGGCGGCGGTGTGCACGCCCAACCCGAGCGGTATCTGGCTCGACCACCCCGCCGAGCGCGCGGAAGACCACGCCGACATGCGCTTCCTCCACGCCCTCATCGACTGGGCGGTGGCTGAGCACCACGTCGACCCCTGCCGTGTCCACCTGCACGGGATGTCGATGGGTCACGTGATGAGCGACCAGTTCGCCCGCCACGCCGGGCACCGCCTCGCCGGCCTCGCCGGCTCCGGAGGGCTGACGGCGCCGCAGCTCCTCGTCGACGACGACGGCGCACCGCGGAACGCCGGCGGCCCGGTCCCGGTGCTGATGTGCCTGGCCGAGCACGACACCGCTCCCCCGTTCACCGGCAGCAGCGTCCGCGAGGTGCTGCGCAGTGACCTGGACTACTGGAAGGCCGTCAACGGCGTGGAGGGCCCCCCGCAGATCGCCGTGCGGGGACGGGACAACTACGCCTTCTACGCCGGGCGCCGTGCCGACGTCGTGCTGCGCGACGTCAAGGACCGCGACCACGGCCAGACGATCGACGACGCCGAGGTGGTCTGGGACCTGCTGTTCTCCGGGGTGCGCCGCACCGCGGACGGCCGCCTCGAGCACTCGGCGCCGCTGGTTCCGCGCGCGGGCGACGCTGTCGCCGTTGCCGTCGCCGAGGGCGCCGACCACGCTTGGGTCGGCCAGCGGGCCGTGCCCGTCGGGGGCGCCGTCCTGCGCCGCCAGGTGCTCAAGCACCACGGCGTCGAGGGTGACCCCCTGGTCCGCGCGCAGCACCTCTACGCACCGGTGGGCTTCCTGGGCGCTGCCTTCGGCGTGCGGGTCAGCACCAGCGAGGACGGGACGACGGCCGAGGCCGAGCTCCCTGATGGCCGCCACCTCGCCGTCGCACGAGGCAGCGCCGCCTGCCTCGTGGACGGCAGGGTCCGGGCGATGGACGCCGAGGCGGTCTTGCTCGGGGGGCAGCTGTGGCTGCCGGTGGAGTGGTTCGCCGTCGACCTCCTCGGCCTGCGCGCCTCGGCCTGCGGACGCGTCCTCTACGTCACCGACCACCACGCCGAGCTCTCGACGCACCTGGCCCACCTGATCGAGGACCTGCTGGATGCGGGGACCAGCGCATGA
- a CDS encoding MFS transporter: MTAPPTAGPASPGTAVSDGGASAQPGRAHSIWTSAFVAVTAVNVVINLAQYMMIAVIPPYAASLGASAVAVGTITGAFAVTALAVRPLVGPVTFRVRANVLLAITVGVIAAAFTCYGLAGSYGVLVLGRLLHGLGMGLLAPVALVMASDALPPGRMASGIGIFSLGQAVAMAAGPALGLALVDLVGYRATFFASAAFMALALVMALRMSSPAPAESGRLSMSWRRMVAPEALPAAVIIFFLAGAFAAVNSFIVLYGHSLGVADIGLYFTAYAVTMLLARPVAGKVADRFGPGSVIITGAVLFGASFALVATAQSLAGFVLAGVVSALGYGVCQPAVQTLALTSVERERRGVAGSTTYMGVDLAYLVMPVLAGAFVSSVHTTGVTESDSYSLMFACMAVPVALGLLTFLWAGVRTRRRGRARERGARSTW; this comes from the coding sequence ATGACCGCTCCACCCACCGCTGGGCCCGCGAGCCCCGGGACCGCGGTCAGCGACGGCGGCGCCAGCGCGCAGCCGGGGAGGGCGCACAGCATCTGGACCAGCGCCTTCGTCGCCGTGACGGCCGTCAACGTGGTCATCAACCTCGCGCAGTACATGATGATCGCCGTCATCCCCCCGTACGCCGCTTCGCTGGGGGCCTCAGCCGTGGCGGTCGGCACGATCACCGGTGCCTTCGCCGTCACCGCCCTGGCGGTCAGGCCCCTCGTCGGACCGGTGACCTTCCGCGTCCGGGCCAACGTGCTGCTGGCGATCACGGTCGGCGTGATCGCCGCGGCCTTCACCTGCTACGGCCTTGCAGGCTCCTACGGCGTGCTCGTGCTGGGCCGCCTGCTCCACGGCCTGGGCATGGGCCTGCTAGCTCCGGTCGCTCTGGTCATGGCCAGCGACGCGCTCCCGCCGGGCCGCATGGCCTCCGGCATCGGCATCTTCTCCCTGGGCCAGGCCGTGGCCATGGCGGCCGGGCCGGCGCTCGGGCTGGCTCTCGTGGATCTGGTGGGCTACCGCGCGACGTTCTTCGCCAGCGCCGCCTTCATGGCTCTAGCGCTGGTCATGGCGCTGCGCATGAGCAGCCCGGCGCCCGCGGAGTCCGGCCGGCTGTCGATGTCCTGGAGGCGCATGGTGGCCCCGGAGGCCCTCCCCGCCGCGGTGATCATCTTCTTCCTCGCCGGAGCCTTCGCGGCGGTGAACTCCTTCATCGTCCTCTACGGGCACAGCCTCGGCGTCGCCGACATCGGGCTCTACTTCACGGCCTACGCGGTGACGATGCTGCTCGCCCGTCCAGTGGCCGGCAAGGTGGCCGACCGGTTCGGTCCCGGGAGCGTCATCATCACCGGGGCCGTGCTGTTCGGCGCCTCGTTCGCGCTGGTCGCCACCGCGCAGTCGCTGGCGGGGTTCGTGCTGGCCGGTGTGGTCTCCGCGCTCGGGTACGGAGTCTGCCAGCCCGCCGTGCAGACCCTCGCGCTGACGTCCGTGGAGCGCGAACGCCGGGGAGTGGCCGGCAGCACCACCTACATGGGCGTCGACCTCGCCTACCTGGTGATGCCGGTCCTGGCCGGGGCGTTCGTCTCCTCGGTGCACACCACCGGGGTCACCGAGAGCGACAGCTACTCCCTGATGTTCGCGTGCATGGCGGTCCCGGTGGCGCTCGGACTCCTCACCTTCCTGTGGGCGGGGGTGAGGACCCGACGTCGGGGCAGGGCGCGTGAGCGGGGTGCTCGGTCGACGTGGTGA